The Mycolicibacterium mageritense genome contains a region encoding:
- a CDS encoding TetR family transcriptional regulator yields the protein MEPLTFKRARTAETKRARAAALMEAARSLALESGVAAVTLTAVADRAGVHHSAVRRYFDSHKDILLHLAAEGWGRWSAAVCASLAGPGPMSPRRVAEALVAGLADDPLFCDLLAYLPLHLEHEVQPEQVIKVKRQSYPAVISLAEAIERALPALGRQGAADVLSSATALAGTLWQVVHPPADLVDAYATEPAVPPEFDFEFVPTLTRLLTAMCVGLVESAS from the coding sequence GTGGAACCGCTCACCTTCAAGCGCGCCCGCACCGCGGAGACCAAGCGGGCACGGGCGGCCGCACTGATGGAGGCAGCGCGGTCACTGGCACTGGAGTCGGGCGTCGCCGCCGTAACGCTCACCGCGGTCGCCGACCGTGCGGGAGTTCATCATTCGGCAGTGCGGCGATACTTTGACTCGCACAAGGACATCCTGCTGCACCTGGCCGCCGAGGGGTGGGGCCGCTGGTCGGCGGCGGTGTGTGCGAGCCTGGCCGGGCCGGGACCGATGTCGCCCCGGCGCGTAGCCGAGGCCCTGGTGGCCGGGCTCGCCGACGATCCCCTGTTCTGCGACCTGTTGGCTTATCTCCCTTTGCATCTCGAACACGAGGTGCAACCCGAGCAGGTCATCAAGGTCAAACGCCAGTCCTATCCGGCGGTGATCTCACTGGCCGAGGCAATCGAACGCGCGCTGCCCGCGCTGGGGCGCCAGGGCGCGGCCGACGTGTTGTCCTCGGCCACCGCGCTGGCCGGCACCCTCTGGCAGGTGGTACATCCGCCCGCCGACCTGGTCGACGCCTACGCCACCGAACCGGCCGTCCCGCCCGAGTTCGACTTCGAGTTCGTCCCGACGCTCACGCGGTTGCTGACCGCGATGTGCGTGGGGCTCGTCGAGTCGGCGTCCTAA
- a CDS encoding MmpS family transport accessory protein has translation MKRAWIPLVMVGVIGIGGFAVAKVRGIFGSQQLPTYAGSMSDDTKNVSDPKRVVYEVFGPPGAVADVNYVDDDGEPNQVNGVTLPWAIEIVTNAPSMTGNVLAQGTGDFIGCRISSDGEVKDERTANDVTAYIYCFAKSV, from the coding sequence CTGAAGCGGGCGTGGATACCGCTGGTGATGGTGGGCGTCATCGGCATCGGCGGATTCGCTGTGGCGAAGGTCCGCGGCATCTTCGGCTCCCAGCAGCTACCCACCTATGCCGGCAGCATGTCCGACGACACCAAGAACGTGTCGGACCCCAAACGCGTCGTCTACGAGGTCTTCGGACCGCCCGGTGCGGTCGCCGACGTCAACTACGTCGACGACGACGGCGAACCGAATCAGGTCAACGGGGTCACCCTGCCGTGGGCGATCGAGATCGTCACCAATGCGCCGTCGATGACGGGAAACGTGCTGGCGCAGGGCACCGGCGATTTCATCGGCTGCCGCATCTCCTCCGACGGTGAAGTCAAAGACGAACGGACTGCGAACGACGTGACCGCCTACATCTACTGCTTTGCGAAGTCCGTATGA
- a CDS encoding MMPL/RND family transporter, with protein MSTHPHRDITQPTFLARWIRRLSIPIILGWLAVVAVMNVTVPQLEQVGKENAVSLSPHNAPSMQAMTNMGRLFGESDSDSVAMIVLEGDGELGDDAHAYYDSLMDRLKADTKHVQHIQDFWGDPLTEASAQSTDGKAVYVQLNLAGNMGEALANESIDAVRAITDELPPPPGIKVFVTGPAALQADLNHAGDGSMVKITVLTFAVIITMLLFFYRSIITVVLLLAMVGVQLAVARGVVALLAHHHIIGLSTFAVNMLVSLSIAAGTDYAIFLIGRYQEARTKGLDKDAAYYEMFHGTAHVVLGSGLTIAGATYCLTFTRMPYFQTLGVPSAVGIVAGVLVALTLGPAIVTIGSRFGLFEPKRAMRIRAWRRIGTAVVRWPGPILAATFALAMIGLAALPGYQTSYDDRKYIPQNIPANEGFQAADRHFSQARMNPEVLLIEADHDLRNSADFLVIDKVAKAVFRVPGIARVQTITRPEGTPIEHTSIPFLISMQGVGQMQNMKLMKDRMADMKTQADEMGKTVATMKTMYGLMTQLTGVTHDMVGQMTQLQGTVHEMRDNIADFDDFFRPIRNYFYWEPHCFDIPVCHSMRSVFDTIDGIDEMTDTMDKMMVNMGQMDALMPQMLAQFGPMIETMESMQQMMLTTYATMSGFYNQMDELSKDSTAMGKAFDTAKNDDSFYLPPEVFDNPDFKRGMESFLSPDGKSIRMIISHRGESSTPEALARVEPIKVAAIEAVKATPLEDARISLGGTAATFKDMADGSKYDLLIAGIASLCLIFLIMLLITRALVASMVIVGTVLLSLGASFGLSVLIWQYIVGIDLHWMVLAMSVIVLLAVGSDYNLLLVSRFKEEIPGGLKTGIIRAMGGTGSVVTAAGMVFALTMAAMVVSDLRVLGQVGTTIGLGLMFDTLVVRSFMMPATATLLGRWFWWPMNVLRLRQHQRAVPSRREPVAVGASYDDPTAELPKHRQ; from the coding sequence ATGAGCACCCACCCGCACCGCGACATCACGCAACCGACCTTCCTCGCGCGGTGGATCCGCCGGCTGTCGATCCCGATCATCCTGGGCTGGCTGGCCGTCGTCGCGGTGATGAACGTCACCGTGCCGCAGCTCGAACAGGTCGGCAAAGAGAACGCGGTGTCACTGAGCCCGCACAATGCGCCCTCGATGCAGGCCATGACCAACATGGGCCGGCTGTTCGGCGAATCCGACTCCGACAGCGTCGCGATGATCGTCCTCGAGGGCGACGGTGAACTCGGCGACGACGCACACGCGTACTACGACTCGTTGATGGACCGGCTGAAGGCCGATACCAAACACGTTCAGCACATTCAGGATTTCTGGGGCGACCCACTGACCGAGGCCTCGGCGCAGAGCACCGACGGCAAGGCCGTCTACGTGCAGCTCAACCTCGCGGGAAACATGGGTGAGGCCCTGGCCAACGAGTCGATCGACGCGGTGCGCGCGATCACCGACGAGCTACCCCCACCGCCGGGGATCAAGGTGTTCGTCACCGGGCCCGCCGCGCTGCAGGCCGACCTCAACCACGCCGGCGACGGCAGCATGGTCAAGATCACGGTGCTCACCTTCGCGGTGATCATCACGATGCTGCTGTTCTTCTACCGGTCGATCATCACGGTCGTGCTGCTGCTGGCGATGGTCGGCGTCCAACTCGCGGTGGCGCGCGGCGTCGTCGCGCTGCTCGCGCACCACCACATCATCGGCCTGTCGACCTTCGCGGTGAACATGCTGGTGTCGCTGTCGATCGCGGCGGGCACCGACTACGCGATATTCCTCATCGGCCGCTATCAGGAGGCCCGCACCAAAGGCCTCGACAAAGACGCCGCCTATTACGAGATGTTCCACGGCACAGCACATGTCGTGCTGGGCTCGGGTCTGACGATCGCGGGGGCCACGTACTGCCTCACCTTCACCCGGATGCCGTACTTCCAGACCCTCGGCGTGCCCAGCGCGGTCGGCATCGTCGCCGGCGTGCTCGTCGCCCTCACACTCGGGCCGGCGATCGTGACCATCGGCAGCCGGTTCGGCCTGTTCGAACCCAAGCGCGCCATGCGAATTCGCGCGTGGCGGCGGATCGGCACCGCGGTGGTCCGCTGGCCGGGGCCCATCCTCGCGGCGACGTTCGCGCTCGCGATGATCGGCCTTGCGGCGCTGCCCGGCTACCAGACCAGTTACGACGACCGCAAGTACATCCCGCAGAACATCCCCGCCAACGAGGGCTTCCAAGCCGCCGACCGACACTTCAGCCAGGCCAGGATGAACCCCGAGGTGCTGCTCATCGAGGCCGATCACGACCTGCGCAACTCGGCCGATTTCCTCGTCATCGACAAGGTAGCCAAGGCGGTCTTCCGGGTTCCCGGCATCGCGCGCGTGCAGACCATCACGCGGCCCGAGGGCACCCCCATCGAGCACACCTCGATCCCGTTCCTCATCAGCATGCAGGGCGTCGGCCAGATGCAGAACATGAAGCTCATGAAGGACCGCATGGCCGACATGAAGACGCAGGCCGACGAGATGGGGAAGACGGTCGCGACCATGAAGACCATGTACGGGTTGATGACCCAGCTCACCGGGGTCACACACGACATGGTCGGCCAGATGACCCAGCTGCAGGGCACCGTGCACGAAATGCGGGACAACATCGCCGATTTCGACGATTTCTTCCGCCCCATCCGCAATTACTTCTACTGGGAGCCGCACTGCTTCGACATCCCGGTGTGTCACTCGATGCGCTCGGTGTTCGACACCATCGACGGCATCGACGAGATGACCGACACGATGGACAAGATGATGGTCAACATGGGCCAGATGGACGCGCTGATGCCGCAGATGCTCGCGCAGTTCGGTCCGATGATCGAGACCATGGAAAGCATGCAGCAGATGATGCTGACCACGTACGCCACCATGTCGGGCTTCTACAACCAGATGGACGAGTTGAGCAAGGACTCGACCGCGATGGGCAAGGCCTTCGACACCGCCAAGAACGACGATTCGTTCTATCTGCCGCCCGAGGTTTTCGACAACCCCGACTTCAAGCGCGGCATGGAATCGTTCCTGTCGCCGGACGGCAAGTCGATCCGGATGATCATCTCGCACCGCGGCGAGTCCTCGACGCCCGAGGCGCTGGCCCGGGTCGAGCCCATCAAGGTCGCGGCGATCGAGGCCGTCAAGGCCACACCCCTTGAGGACGCCCGGATTTCGCTGGGCGGCACCGCCGCGACGTTCAAGGACATGGCCGACGGCTCGAAATACGACCTGCTGATCGCGGGCATCGCGTCGTTGTGCCTGATCTTCCTGATCATGCTGCTGATCACGCGTGCCCTGGTGGCCTCGATGGTGATCGTCGGCACGGTGCTGCTGTCGCTGGGCGCCTCCTTCGGCCTGTCGGTGCTGATCTGGCAGTACATCGTCGGGATCGACCTGCACTGGATGGTGCTCGCGATGTCGGTGATCGTGCTGCTGGCGGTCGGTTCGGATTACAACCTGCTGTTGGTGTCGCGGTTCAAGGAGGAGATACCCGGCGGGTTGAAGACCGGCATCATCCGCGCCATGGGCGGCACCGGGAGTGTGGTGACGGCCGCGGGCATGGTGTTCGCGCTGACCATGGCGGCGATGGTGGTCAGCGACCTGCGGGTACTGGGCCAGGTGGGCACCACGATCGGGCTGGGCCTGATGTTCGACACGCTCGTGGTGCGGTCGTTCATGATGCCCGCGACAGCGACGCTGCTCGGCCGGTGGTTCTGGTGGCCCATGAACGTGCTGCGCCTGCGGCAACATCAGCGGGCGGTCCCGTCGCGGCGCGAGCCGGTCGCGGTGGGCGCCTCATACGACGATCCGACGGCCGAGCTGCCGAAGCATCGTCAGTAG
- a CDS encoding ABC transporter substrate-binding protein — MSTLRAGIAVPDPPFNSMPAGGLDLDLIAAIAEKLDRTLQLVEYPGDDFEGIFDGLSAGSYDCVIAGTTVTPERQRKAAFVPPYLISGQGLAVDTNRLPHVRSVDDLAGLTIGVQHDNTSRPIAERLVAEGRAGRVRVYGYGAIREALHDLSTGGCDAVIKLAPVLTELVKALPAGVDVVQRKLSIEEIAIAVAPRATALLDGITAAQADLEADGTLQQIRRKWLGNPFTDQHLAGL, encoded by the coding sequence ATGAGCACCCTGCGGGCAGGTATCGCCGTGCCGGATCCGCCGTTCAACAGCATGCCGGCCGGGGGACTGGATCTCGACCTGATCGCCGCGATCGCCGAGAAGCTCGATCGCACACTGCAACTCGTCGAGTACCCGGGCGACGACTTCGAGGGGATCTTCGACGGCCTCTCCGCCGGTTCGTACGACTGCGTGATCGCGGGCACCACGGTGACCCCGGAGCGGCAGCGCAAGGCCGCGTTCGTGCCGCCGTACCTGATCTCGGGGCAGGGCCTCGCGGTCGACACCAACCGGTTGCCACACGTGCGGTCCGTCGACGATCTCGCCGGGCTGACCATCGGCGTGCAGCACGACAACACCAGCCGGCCGATCGCCGAGCGCCTTGTGGCCGAGGGCCGCGCCGGCCGGGTCCGGGTGTACGGCTACGGTGCCATCCGGGAGGCGCTGCACGACCTCAGCACGGGTGGCTGCGACGCCGTCATCAAGCTCGCCCCGGTGCTCACCGAACTCGTCAAGGCGCTGCCCGCGGGTGTCGACGTGGTGCAGCGCAAGCTCTCCATCGAGGAGATCGCGATCGCGGTGGCGCCGAGAGCCACCGCGTTGCTCGACGGGATCACCGCTGCCCAGGCCGATTTGGAGGCCGACGGCACACTGCAGCAGATTCGCCGGAAATGGCTCGGCAACCCGTTCACCGACCAGCATCTGGCCGGGCTTTGA
- the gap gene encoding type I glyceraldehyde-3-phosphate dehydrogenase, with the protein MTIRVGVNGFGRIGRNFYRALATQKAEGKNTDIEIVAVNDLTDNATLAHLLKFDSILGRLPQDVSLEGDDTIVIGDTKIKSLEVKEGPAALPWGDLGVDVVVESTGIFTNAAKAKGHLDAGAKKVIISAPATDEDITIVLGVNEDKYDGSQNIISNASCTTNCLGPLAKVLNDEFGIVKGLMTTIHAYTQDQNLQDGPHKDLRRARAAALNIVPTSTGAAKAIGLVLPELKGKLDGYALRVPIPTGSVTDLTAELTKSATVAEINAAFQAAAEGPLKGILKYYDAPIVSSDIVTDPHSSLFDSGLTKVIDNQAKVVSWYDNEWGYSNRLADLVALVGKSL; encoded by the coding sequence GTGACCATCCGGGTAGGCGTTAACGGCTTCGGCCGCATCGGGCGCAACTTCTACCGCGCCCTGGCAACTCAGAAGGCCGAGGGCAAGAACACCGACATCGAGATCGTGGCCGTCAACGACCTCACCGACAACGCCACCCTGGCCCACCTGCTGAAGTTCGACTCGATCCTGGGCCGCCTGCCCCAGGATGTCAGCCTGGAGGGTGACGACACCATCGTCATCGGCGACACCAAGATCAAGTCGCTCGAAGTCAAGGAAGGGCCCGCCGCCCTGCCGTGGGGTGACCTGGGTGTCGACGTCGTCGTCGAGTCGACCGGCATCTTCACCAACGCCGCCAAGGCCAAGGGCCACCTCGACGCGGGCGCCAAGAAGGTCATCATCTCCGCGCCAGCCACCGATGAGGACATCACCATCGTGCTGGGCGTCAACGAAGACAAGTACGACGGCAGCCAGAACATCATCTCGAACGCGTCGTGCACCACCAACTGCCTCGGCCCGCTGGCCAAGGTGCTCAACGACGAGTTCGGCATCGTCAAGGGCCTGATGACCACCATCCACGCCTACACGCAGGATCAGAATCTGCAGGACGGCCCGCACAAGGATCTGCGCCGTGCCCGCGCGGCCGCGCTCAACATCGTGCCGACGTCGACCGGTGCCGCCAAGGCCATCGGCCTGGTGCTGCCCGAGCTCAAGGGCAAGCTGGACGGCTACGCCCTGCGCGTGCCGATCCCCACGGGTTCGGTCACCGACCTGACCGCCGAGTTGACCAAGTCGGCCACGGTCGCCGAGATCAACGCCGCGTTCCAGGCCGCGGCCGAGGGCCCGCTCAAGGGCATCCTGAAGTACTACGACGCGCCGATCGTGTCGAGCGACATCGTGACCGACCCGCACAGCTCGCTGTTCGACTCGGGGCTGACCAAGGTCATCGACAACCAGGCCAAGGTCGTCTCCTGGTACGACAACGAGTGGGGCTACTCCAACCGCCTCGCCGATCTGGTCGCGCTCGTCGGCAAGTCGCTCTAG
- a CDS encoding phosphoglycerate kinase, protein MAVATLSDLLAEGVEGRGVLVRSDLNVPLDDDGNITDPGRIIASVPTLQALAEAGAKVVVTAHLGRPKGGPDPKFSLAPVAAALGEKLGRHVQLAGDVVGTDALARAEGLTDGDVLLLENVRFDPRETSKDDAERLALAKALAGLIEGADGSPGAFVSDGFGVVHRKQASVYDVATLLPHYAGTLVDAEVKVLEQLTSSTERPYAVVLGGSKVSDKLAVIENLATKADSLIIGGGMCFTFLAAQGVSVGTSLLQEEMIDTCKRLLDTYADVIHLPVDIVVADKFAADAEPETVASDRIPDGKMGLDIGPESVKRFTALLSNAKTVFWNGPMGVFEFPAFSAGTKGVAEAIIGATEKGAFSVVGGGDSAAAVRQLGLPEDGFSHISTGGGASLEYLEGKTLPGIEILES, encoded by the coding sequence ATGGCTGTCGCGACCCTTTCTGACCTGTTAGCCGAGGGCGTGGAAGGTCGGGGCGTTTTGGTCCGCTCCGACCTCAACGTTCCCCTCGACGACGACGGCAACATCACTGACCCGGGCCGCATCATCGCGTCGGTCCCGACGCTGCAGGCGCTGGCCGAAGCCGGCGCCAAGGTTGTCGTGACCGCGCACCTCGGGCGCCCCAAGGGTGGGCCGGATCCCAAGTTCTCGCTGGCCCCGGTTGCCGCAGCGCTGGGGGAGAAGCTCGGCCGTCACGTGCAGCTCGCCGGTGACGTCGTCGGCACCGACGCGCTGGCGCGCGCCGAGGGCCTGACCGACGGCGACGTGTTGTTGCTGGAGAACGTCCGGTTCGACCCGCGCGAGACCAGCAAGGACGACGCCGAGCGGCTGGCCCTGGCCAAGGCGCTGGCCGGTCTGATCGAGGGGGCCGACGGTTCGCCGGGCGCCTTCGTCTCCGACGGCTTCGGCGTCGTGCACCGCAAGCAGGCGTCCGTGTACGACGTGGCGACCCTGCTGCCGCACTACGCGGGCACGCTGGTGGACGCCGAGGTCAAGGTGCTGGAGCAACTGACGAGCTCGACCGAGCGGCCCTACGCCGTGGTGCTCGGCGGCTCCAAGGTGTCCGACAAGCTCGCGGTCATCGAGAACCTCGCCACCAAGGCCGACAGCCTGATCATCGGCGGTGGCATGTGCTTCACCTTCCTTGCCGCGCAAGGAGTTTCGGTGGGAACCTCGCTTTTGCAGGAGGAGATGATCGACACCTGCAAGCGCCTGCTGGACACCTACGCCGACGTCATCCACCTGCCCGTCGACATCGTGGTGGCCGACAAGTTCGCCGCCGACGCGGAGCCGGAGACCGTGGCCTCGGACCGCATCCCGGACGGCAAGATGGGCCTCGACATCGGCCCCGAATCGGTCAAGCGGTTCACGGCGCTGCTGTCGAACGCCAAGACCGTGTTCTGGAACGGCCCGATGGGTGTCTTCGAGTTCCCAGCCTTCTCGGCGGGCACAAAGGGCGTCGCCGAAGCCATCATCGGTGCCACCGAAAAGGGTGCGTTCAGCGTGGTCGGCGGCGGCGATTCGGCGGCGGCCGTGCGCCAGCTCGGTTTGCCCGAGGACGGTTTTTCACACATTTCCACCGGCGGCGGAGCGTCGCTGGAATACCTTGAGGGCAAAACCCTGCCCGGTATCGAAATCCTGGAGTCCTGA
- the tpiA gene encoding triose-phosphate isomerase: MARKPLIAGNWKMNLNHFEAIALVQKIAFALPDKYFDKVDVTVIPPFTDLRSVQTLVDGDKLRLTYGAQDLSQHDSGAFTGDISGAFLAKLGCSFVVVGHSERRTYHHEDDALVAAKAAAAFKHGITPIICIGEQLEVREAGNHVEYNVNSLRGSLAGLSKEQIGQAVIAYEPVWAIGTGRVASAADAQEVCKAIRDELGNLSSPELAAGVRVLYGGSVNAKNVGEIVAQGDVDGALVGGASLDGEQFATLSAIAAGGPLP, translated from the coding sequence ATGGCGCGTAAGCCGCTGATCGCCGGCAACTGGAAGATGAACCTCAACCACTTCGAGGCCATCGCGCTGGTGCAGAAGATCGCATTTGCCTTGCCGGACAAGTACTTCGACAAGGTCGACGTCACGGTCATCCCGCCGTTCACCGACCTGCGCAGTGTGCAGACGCTGGTCGACGGGGACAAGCTGCGGCTGACCTACGGCGCGCAGGATCTGTCGCAGCACGACTCCGGTGCCTTCACCGGTGACATCAGCGGCGCGTTCCTGGCGAAGCTGGGCTGCAGCTTCGTCGTCGTCGGGCACTCCGAGCGGCGCACGTACCACCACGAGGACGACGCGCTGGTGGCCGCCAAGGCCGCCGCCGCGTTCAAGCACGGCATCACACCCATCATCTGCATCGGCGAGCAGCTCGAGGTGCGCGAGGCCGGCAACCACGTCGAGTACAACGTGAACTCGCTGCGCGGATCACTGGCCGGGCTGAGCAAAGAGCAGATCGGCCAGGCCGTCATCGCCTACGAGCCGGTGTGGGCCATCGGCACGGGCCGGGTGGCCAGCGCGGCCGACGCGCAGGAGGTCTGCAAGGCCATCCGCGACGAGCTCGGCAACCTCTCGTCGCCCGAGCTGGCGGCCGGGGTCCGGGTGCTCTACGGCGGTTCGGTCAACGCCAAGAACGTCGGTGAAATCGTGGCGCAGGGCGACGTCGACGGTGCCCTCGTCGGCGGTGCGTCGCTCGACGGCGAGCAGTTCGCGACGTTGTCGGCCATCGCCGCCGGTGGGCCGCTGCCGTAA
- the secG gene encoding preprotein translocase subunit SecG, which yields MELALQITLVVTSVLVVLLVLLHRAKGGGLSTLFGGGVQSSLSGSTVVEKNLDRLTLFVTGIWLVSIVGVALLIKYS from the coding sequence ATGGAATTGGCGCTGCAGATTACCCTGGTCGTGACCAGTGTGCTGGTCGTGCTCCTGGTCCTGCTGCACCGGGCCAAGGGCGGCGGTCTGTCCACCCTGTTCGGCGGCGGGGTTCAGTCCAGCCTGTCCGGCTCCACCGTGGTCGAGAAGAACCTCGACCGGCTCACGCTGTTCGTCACCGGCATCTGGCTGGTGTCGATCGTCGGCGTCGCGCTGCTGATCAAGTACAGCTAG